acagtcccacatgacattctcatagggAAACTAGGGACATGgaatctagatgaaattattataaagttgggtacaaaactggttgaaagatcatactcaattttaatctgcagcaaggcaaAGTTAGGTTAGCTATTGGGGGAAAATTGCAACCACAGGGGTAGTTAAGATCCGGAATAGGATTCCAAGGGAAGCTATGGAATCCCCATCTCTGGAAGTATTTAAGAATAGCTAAGACAAATacttctcagggatggtctaggttcacttgttcctgcctcagtgcatggGCTGGATtaaatgacctcttgaagtcccttccagccctacatttctgtggttcTATCATTCTGTAACATTGTCCATGCACTAGGGGATTTTCACACTCCTTTCCATTACTCCTGACTCACTATATTCACTAACTTCTCAAAATGTGCTTTCCTGATCCCTAACAGCCCTTACGTGCTGCATTCAGTGATCTCCCTACTCCTTCCCATTCCTTTCTGTGCTGAGCCCCAAAACCCCATGCTCACCAGTCCCAGTTCCCCTGTGACTGTCTCATTCCCTTGGGGGGGTCTCTGTTGGTAAGAAGCAGTTCCAAGGTGACTTCCCCTGGGCTTTCTGTAATTCGGAGTTACTTCTCTAACTTTGGGGAGCCCCTTTGATGAGGCATGTCTGGCTTTGTGTGCACCAGCAGAGGGGTGGAGAATTAATCCCCTTATAACCAGAGTCTCTGACACCTTTGAGCACCTGGAGAGCTAGCTCCAgaatttcagtgctttaaaatgaGCAGGGGTTTAAAAAAGGTTGTGTTCTTTGTGAGAAATGCCCCATGAATTCACCTGATCTAACTTGTTTTCTTTCATCTGAACAGGGTTTCCAGTTTCTAAACCTGAGGTGATGTCCCAGCTGAAACAAGGGGAAGAGCTGTGGATCTCAGATCTCCAGAGCTCTGAGGAAAGAGGGATCCTGAGAGGAACCTGCACAGGTGAGGAATCATTAGACCAACCCAAATACCTGAAGGACACAGCTGGGATTTCCTATCAAGACCTTGAGAGCTCTTCGAGTTCAGGATTGTCCCCCAGCAGATGTTGTATCCTCAGGGCCAATATCGCTCATGGATTCCTACCCATCCTGACCAACATGTGGCAGTACCTCAATTCCTAACCTCCCTTTATCCTGACCAGTGGGATGGGATGTGGAGACAGAGCTGATTACCTCCGTTCTACCCTCTGGGGAAGAATTTGGGGGATTCATTTCCTGATCTTTCCCCTCATTTCTCCAGCACTTCCTTTGGCTTCCTCTCCCCTTTTCCATCCCTGCCTCTgaggtttctctctctgtctcaggagATGATGGGATGGTGAGTGAGAACAAGGAGCAGAAACCAaagcaggaagatgctgagcacaTGGAACTGCACGGGGGATTATCACAAAGAACTAAAGGGATCGTGCCCAGGAGTCATGaggaaaggcagcagggaaaCCAGGCAGGGGAAAAAGTGAGTAAATCCATCAGTTGTGAGGAAAATCACAAGGACCTCAAGGAATGCAGTGCCCAGCAGAGAATCCTcatgggaaagagaaaaaatatatgcactgagtgtgggaaaaccttcccTGGGCTCTCGCACCTTATTATGCACCAGAGAATTcacacaggagaaagaccctacgtatgctgtgagtgtgggaaaaccttcattCGAAGCTCACATCTTATCAGACATAAAAAAATCCACACCGGAGAGAGAccttatgaatgctgtgagtgcgggaaaagcttctcTGTGCGCTCACACCTTATtatacatcagagaatccacacaggcgaGAGACCCTATgtgtgctctgagtgtgggaaaaccttcacgCGAGGCTCACACCTTATCagacatcagagaacccacaccgGCGCAAGGCCCTATGAAATCTGTGAGTATGGAAAAACCTTTTCTGATAGAGAAGCCCTTATTAATCATTAGAGAATCCACCAAGGGTAGAGACCCTATGAATAGGAGTGCAGGAAAACAGTCCTTTATCCTGTGTGGATCTCTAATATCTCCGAAGCTCTGAGCGGTAGACAGGCTATAGATGATCTGAGTATGGGAAAAACGTCCATCAGAGGTCACACCTTATTTCTGAACAGCGAAGACACAAACTTTAAACAGACATATAGACAATGgcattatttcacccaagattaatctaaatgttaatattaccTTTTGATCGCTGAATCAATCGCTATAGTaatagacaggaactgtctgtttacatggctaacatccAAGACAGTGGTCCGCAATGTGGTGCCCGTGGGTGCCATGGCACCCGCCAGGGCATTTTTGTGCACCTGCAGGACACCGCGCTGCCGAAATGCCACCGCCAAACTCGGCCGCCGGAGAACCGCCCACCAAAATGATGCCGAGAAGCGTTGCCATGTCTCTCTGGCATTTCGGCGACGACGCATCTTGCCACTGCTGCTTCTCAAtggcatttcagtggcagggtGTCCAACACCTGCCACAGTcatctgggaatagcaatatgcacTGATCTAAGATATAAGTAAACTCATAAAATTAGTATCACCtttaattctctaacaatacaggtgtgcatttcaaagttctagcctatctaacatggaatgggcctaattaccatttacatacttttctAAAATGTCTGTAAAagttgaatctgggtcaattagcctgtgagctgcttaaccctttctggccccgTGTCAcagtggtctagattaaattaataTAAAGTGGGTacaaaactgattgaaagaccgGACTCAATCTTACATATGGAGCAAGGGCAAGTTagattggatattaagaaaaaaattgtgaCTACCAGGGTAGTTAATCCCTGGAATaggattccaagggaggttgtagagtcAACACCACTGGAaacttttaagaacagtttagacaaatagctctcagggatggtctaggattacttgttcctgcctcagtgcatggGCTGCAAtaaatgacctcttgaagtccctttcagccctacgtTTCTGTGATTCTATCATTCTATAACCGTCACCATACACTGGGGGATTTTCATGCTCCTTTCCATTACACCTGACTCACTATATTCCTTAATCTCTCAAAACGTGGTTTCCCGATCCCTAACACTTCTGACATACTGCACTCAGTGATCTCCCCATTCCTTCCAATGCTAAGCCCCGAAACCCCATGCTCACCAGTCCCAGTTCAGACTGTCTCATTCCCTTTGTGGGTCTTTGTCAGTAAAAAGCAGTTCCCAGGTGACCTCCCCTGGGCTTTTTCTGATATGGAGTTACTTTCTCTGGGTTTTTAGGAGCCCCTTTGATGAggagtgtctggctgtgtgtCCACCAGCAGAGCGGTGGAGAATTAATCCCCTTATAAGCAGAGTGTCTGGTACCTTTGAACACCTGTAGAGCTATCTCCAGAATTTCTGTGCTTTAAAATGAgcaggggtttaaaaaaaaaaaaaaaaaaaagcaaaaagccattttctttaTGACAAATATCCCATGAATTCAcctgattttatttgttttctgtcaTCTGAGCAGGGTTTCCACTTTCCAAACCTGAGGTGATGGCCAAGCTGGAACCAGAGGAAGAGCTGTGGGTCTCAGATTTCCAGGGCTCTGAGGAAAGAGAGATCCTGAGAGAAAGCTGCACAGGTGAGGAATCATTAGACCAACTCAAATACTGTCTGTAGGTGAAGGACACAGCTGGGATTCCCTACCAAGACCTTGAGAGCTCTTGAAGTTCAGGATTGTCCTCCAGCAGGTGTCATATCCTCAGAGAAGATACCACTCATTGCTTCCTATCCATCCTGATCAACATTTTGCAATAGCTCACTTCCTAATCTCCCTTTATGCTGAGCATCGGGATGGGATGTGGAGACAGAGTtgatcccctcctctctcccataTGGGAAAGAGTTTGGGGGATTCATTTCCTGATATTTTCCCCCATCTCTCTAGCATTCCCTTTGgtttcctctccccttttccATCCCTGCTTCTgaggtttctctctctgtctcaggagACGATGGGATGGTGAGTGAGAAGAAGGAGCAGAATCCAGATCAGAAAGATGCTGAGCACGTGGAAATGAATGGGGCATTATCACAAAGCACTGAAGGGTACGTGTCCAGGAGTCATGAAGACAGACAGCAGGAAAACCAGCCAGGGGAGAAAGTAGTTAAATCCAACAGCTGTGAGGAAAACCACAAGGACCTGAAGGAAACCACTACCCAGAAGAGAATCctcatgggagagagagaaaacatgtgCCCTGAGTGTGGAAAAACCTTCCTTTGGCGCTCCCACATTAttgaacatcagagaatccacacaggagagagaccttatGCATGCTGCgagtgcgggaaaaccttcaTTCGACACTCACATCTTCTTAGACATCGgagaatccatacaggagagagaccctatggaTGCTGTGAATGCGGGAAAACCTTCACTCGACGCTCAcaccttattacacatcagatAACCCACGGAGGCTCAAGTCCCTATggatgctgtgagtgcgggaaaaccttcaCTCGGCGTTCCTACCTTATTAGACACCAAAGAACCCATGCTTGCCAGGAGCCCTAGGAATGCTGTGATGATAGAAAAAAGTTTGTTCTGTTTGATCAGCCCTTATTAATCATCAGAGAatccagaaaggagagagacGACTCTATGAATGTTGTGCGTGCGGGAAAGCTTTCATTTACCACTCTGACCTTAGGAGTTAAAAGATGGTTCATGTAGCATAGATGCTCTGAGTGCAGGAAAAGCTTCCAtcagcagtttctcctttctTATAAACATCATAAGTACTTGGTTGAGGGCTAACCATAAATGTTGTGGTCTCTCAGCTCCCCCAGGTGAGTGGTCCAGTTTTGTTTTTTGCGGCTTGCCCTTCTTTGGAGTAAATCTCCAGAGACCCTTTCTATCAACTGCTTTGTTCTATGAGTCAGAGGCATTCGAGTCCCTCTTACGAGGGCGCTGAACACAAcaccatcaacagcctcaggaacaactctgacatcataatcaaaaaggctgacaaaggaggtgctgtcatcatcatgaataagttggaatatgaagaAGAGGCTGCTagaactccacattctacaggccattaccctctgatcccactgaggattaccaaaagaaatgacaccatctgctcaagaaactccctgaaaaagcacaggaacagatctgtgcagacacatgcctagaaccccaacctggggtattctatctgctacccaagatccataaacctggaaatcctggatgctccatcatctcaggcactggcaccctaacagcataaacacctacaagatctctatcaagcattcttaaaactacaatacccattggctgaagtgaaaaaacagattgacagagccagaagagtacccagaagtcacctactacaggacaggcccaacaaagaaaataacagaacgccactagccatcaccttcagcccccaactaaaacctctccaacgcatcatcaaggatctacaacctatcctgaaaaatgatccctcactctcacagatctttggagacagaccagtcctcacttacagacagccccccaacctgaagcaaatactttccagcaaccacacaccacacaacaaaaagactaattcaggaacctatccttgaaacaaagcccaatgccaactctgtccacatatttattcaagtgacaccatcataggacctaatcacattagccgcGCCAtcgggctcgttcacctgcacatctatcaatgtgatatgtgccagcaatgtctctctctcatgtgcattggccaaaccagacattctctatgcaaaagaataaatggacacaaatctgacataaAAAATCATAacttcaaaaaccggtaggagaatacttcaacctctccagccactcaataacagatttaaaggtggcaattttgcaacagaaaagcttcagaaacagactccaaggagaaactgctgagcttgaattaatatgcaaactagataccattaacttgggtttgaatagagactgggagtggctgggtcattacacatattgaatctatttctccatgttaagtatcctcacaccttcttttcaactgtctaaatgggccatcttgattatcactacaaaacgtttGTTTCTCCTGCTAATATCTTAATTAATCAGTCTATTACTTcaccttttcatgttttctgtatgtgtgtatatatcttcttactatacgttccattctatgcatccaatgaagtgggctgtagcccataaaagcttatgctccaataaatttggtagtctctaaggtgccacaagtcctcctgttctttttgtggatacagactaacgtggctgctactctgaaatcttactaGGAATGCACATCAGCCCCAGGTTGGTGAAATACAGATGACATCGGTTAGTTAGATTGTGGTAAAATCTACCTTGGCTTTTTCTCCATTAGCTGCCAACTGACACTGCCCAGTATACAAGTCTGGGTTAGCTCATATATTTTCTCTTGACCTGTCCTAATCTATTCTAcatttcctagtctagacaaaccACCTTTTACTTTTGCAAATAACGCAACTTAATAATAATGAGACAGCGCGGTGATGTCCTGGCTTTCCTATCATAGTTTGTGTCAGTGTCTGCACCAGTGTTGATCACCTGTGGAATCACCTGTTGTTGATCACCTGTTGATCACACAGGGAACACACCAGATAGACTATTTCTCCAAATCTAAATATCCTTAAACTCTGCCGTCTGAAGTGCTTGACTGTCTCCTCCTCATTCTGTGAAGTCTGAAGAAACTAAACTGTTAACTGTAAACTGTTCAGTGACAAGCTGTTAAATTTCTGCTTATTAAAGCCCCAGTAATGTCTGGTTCTGTGtcggaggaggaaggagaaggatTTAGCCCATAGGAAATCTAAGGAGGAAGATTTAATTGGCTTTGAGGTTGTAGCTTAAACATGAATAATTTGGTTCCAGTACTGAAATATTCAGTTACCTTAGTGTGGATTGCACTGCCCGGGTGAATCTCTCTGATTGGGGTTTATAATTAAATGAACAGCTGCCtctcagaatttattttttagGATTTATAAGGGTGGATTTTCTGTTTTATGACTATGATGATTTGACTGGATTCCAATCCAATATCATTGTTAACTCATTGATCCACTACCGTGACCTTATTTAATAACTGTGTGTTCAACCAATAGACagagaaggtaggtgaggtaatatgtttcattggactaacttctgttggtacAGGACACGAGCTTTCAAGCTACTCATAGACTCATttgctttaaggccagaagatacCATCCTgtttatctagtctgacctgcacatggcaggccaccaaacctcacccacccactcctgaaataggcccataacctctggctgagttactgaagacctcaagccttgatttaaagacttcaagttatagagaatccaccatttacaggAAGGAAGGAGGACAGTGTGTAATTGGTTAAAATTGTTATTTAGGAGTGTGGGATAATGCGATAGTTTAGTAAATTTGAAGGCAATTGCTAGTTTTAcctatataatgtaaatgaaaaacagtGCTCTTTGGGAACCATTTCCGGACCATTTCCATCAAGCTGCTGGAACTCTGACCCCTCTGCACAACTGTGATGTGCAGAGGCATTGCCAGGAAACCCCAGAGGTgtggatcctgactggccatcgggtgaaatttgtctgtatattgggagtggtgatcataagagatttgcttggtatatgtattttgtgtgtgttgctaataaatagatgtttagagcacAGCTGCTCTTTCACTGGGCAAAGGGTCCACAGGCCAGTAAAACCCAGAACCCCATGGGAAAGGGCAGGTACTTAAACTGACCAGGTGTTTTCCTGAGCCCTGTGGGTAAGGATAGGCGTCTTACACCCCGAGCATTAGTAGGGAAAGGGTGCCTAAATTAACTGGGTCATGCCTTGAGCCCTCGGTAGGGTATAGGCAGGATGCTCGGAATTGAGCGGGTAACAGTGGGTACGCAAGTGCTTGAAAGACTGCACTCAAAGAGTAACTATCAATGGtacgctgtcaaactgggaggacagaTCCAGTGGGTCCTGCATTTGTCTcttctgggtctggtactattttcattaatggcttggataatggagtggagagtatgcgcATAAAATTTGCTGGAGAGGACATccttggaggggttgcaaggactttggaggacaagattagaattcaaaatgacagtgacaaattggagaattggtctgaaatcaacaaggtcaaatacaacaaaaagaaagtgcaaaatattacacCTGTGAATTGGATTTTTCCTGCTTAATGACAAAACGGGGACAATTGCTTGGGAGGTAGTACCCCCAAAAAGGATGTGGCAGTTATAATGACTCACCCATTAAATAcgagtcaataatgtgatgcagtttcaAAAAATGACTAACATCATTCTGGTTTGTATTTACAGGACTGTCCCATGTAAGATGTGGGAGATAACTGTGCCACTGTACTTTGCACTAGTGAATCCTCCCTGAGAGCATTGTCTCCAATTCTGAGCACCTCACCTTAAAAAAGATGTGGATAAAGTcaggagagtccagaggagagcaacaaaaatgacaaaaacttttaaaaaggcCTAATCaatggggaaaggttaaaaaaaaaaaaaagggaatgtttagtcttgtgaaaagaagactgaggggggaacctggtaacagtcttcaattATGTGAATAGTtgctataaagaggatggtgatcgactgttctccatgtccaccggTGTAGGGCAAGaaataattggcttaatctgcagcaattaAGCTTTAGGTTAGACATCAGGAAAAAACTTTAAATTTAGAAGGGTAATAGTTCACCAAGGGAGACTGTGAAATTCCAGTCTGGAGCTTTTTGAGAACAGGGTGGACAAACACCTTTGAGGGATGATcaagggggctggactagatgacttctcaagtcccttccaaccctacatttctgtgattctatgttggTAAAATATTTGTCACTTGGCTCAGCCTACCAGGACTAAACCCACCGAGACATTTTGAAACTCTCCCAGTAACACAGGCTTTCAACCAaatgctagaaaaaaaaaaaaaaaaacagaactagAGTAGTGCCCTTGGGGGATTCCCCCGATATTGTCCCCACAGCAGCACTTGCAGTAGGAGCAGTAGAAAGAGGTGGGAACtggctttttctctttttgcccCTCTCTTTGTTCACAGGAAAGTGAATCTGCCCAGGGATGCTGCAATACACGTGTCAGGGCAgaatctctctccccacctttttTCTCCCACTGCCACTTTCTATCTCCTTTCCCCGTCCCCTCTGGCTGGGAGAGCCCCATTCCTGGGTCATTCACTCTCCCATGTCTGCATCGGCTCCTGAAGTTGCTAACAGGAATAGAGATGAGGGAAAGAAGGGGCTGTCTGTGCAGAGTCACTTTCATGGCCGTCCCCAGCATGGTCCCTGAGGTCTCTCTCAAatacctggagtctctggctcaggAGTTGGTGCCAACTAAAGCTGCCCTACAGGGCTGGTTACAGCTGGAAAAAGTCCTCACCTTGGCTGGGCACAGAGGATTCAAGCTCCCCCGTCAAAATGCATCCAACCCAGGATGCTCAACTGCAAAGGCCTGAGCCTGATTGGGTCACGGCTGCAGTTAGTTTCTCTGCTTCCAGGAGTAGGAACGGTCTCACTGAACTGTATGGGAGGCACCAGGATTTATTGGGGTAAAAAGATTATTggggccccccacccctctcaccatggggccctgctcctccccttcccccaaggccccacaccggggggtgagggctgtggagcTTGACCCAGCCCCCCGTGGAGGGGACCTTGGGCGAGCAGCTTGAGCCAGCTCtgtgcaggggggggggaaaaatatggtcaccctaccacaGCCCTCCTCAGACTTCAGGCCTGGCCTAGGGGCAGAGCCTCTGGGgcaagagaaggagcagggcagcagactctggggtgggggggaaagggaagagtCCCATGGGCCCATGTGTTAATCCTCCACTGGCACCAGGGAAACTCTTACACTTATGGGCCCTGTTAAACTAATAA
The genomic region above belongs to Dermochelys coriacea isolate rDerCor1 chromosome 28, rDerCor1.pri.v4, whole genome shotgun sequence and contains:
- the LOC119849374 gene encoding zinc finger protein 34-like isoform X2, with amino-acid sequence MAGAGSPARRRLQPCGPRGSAEPPRERRAPLGKEREAAKDEEQRQSQELLGAGSTGSREDGAFRKPDPGFAELEKRLSHFSLKSAVLKQVLLGFKETLRRELGSDTGCGTTSPFPSRWAQPPRGRGRAMAAGELAQEPVAFEEVVVYFTKEEWALLDPAQQDLYWDIMQENYENVTSLGFPVSKPEVMSQLKQGEELWISDLQSSEERGILRGTCTGDDGMVSENKEQKPKQEDAEHMELHGGLSQRTKGIVPRSHEERQQGNQAGEKVSKSISCEENHKDLKECSAQQRILMGKRKNICTECGKTFPGLSHLIMHQRIHTGERPYVCCECGKTFIRSSHLIRHKKIHTGERPYECCECGKSFSVRSHLIIHQRIHTGERPYVCSECGKTFTRGSHLIRHQRTHTGARPYEIWFPLSKPEVMAKLEPEEELWVSDFQGSEEREILRESCTGDDGMVSEKKEQNPDQKDAEHVEMNGALSQSTEGYVSRSHEDRQQENQPGEKVVKSNSCEENHKDLKETTTQKRILMGERENMCPECGKTFLWRSHIIEHQRIHTGERPYACCECGKTFIRHSHLLRHRRIHTGERPYGCCECGKTFTRRSHLITHQITHGGSSPYGCCECGKTFTRRSYLIRHQRTHACQEP
- the LOC119849374 gene encoding zinc finger protein 34-like isoform X3 encodes the protein MAGAGSPARSPHESVGPLWEKREKQPKTRSSGKARSCWEDGAFRKPDPGFAELEKRLSHFSLKSAVLKQVLLGFKETLRRELGSDTGCGTTSPFPSRWAQPPRGRGRAMAAGELAQEPVAFEEVVVYFTKEEWALLDPAQQDLYWDIMQENYENVTSLGFPVSKPEVMSQLKQGEELWISDLQSSEERGILRGTCTGDDGMVSENKEQKPKQEDAEHMELHGGLSQRTKGIVPRSHEERQQGNQAGEKVSKSISCEENHKDLKECSAQQRILMGKRKNICTECGKTFPGLSHLIMHQRIHTGERPYVCCECGKTFIRSSHLIRHKKIHTGERPYECCECGKSFSVRSHLIIHQRIHTGERPYVCSECGKTFTRGSHLIRHQRTHTGARPYEIWFPLSKPEVMAKLEPEEELWVSDFQGSEEREILRESCTGDDGMVSEKKEQNPDQKDAEHVEMNGALSQSTEGYVSRSHEDRQQENQPGEKVVKSNSCEENHKDLKETTTQKRILMGERENMCPECGKTFLWRSHIIEHQRIHTGERPYACCECGKTFIRHSHLLRHRRIHTGERPYGCCECGKTFTRRSHLITHQITHGGSSPYGCCECGKTFTRRSYLIRHQRTHACQEP
- the LOC119849374 gene encoding zinc finger protein 34-like isoform X1 → MAGAGSPARRRLQPCGPRGSAEPPRERRAPLGKEREAAKDEEQRQSQELLNQTAAERQKLVWEWQELRGFLEEQEQGLLSRLEELERAIVQRRDEGVCRLSREISLLSERGGEKGQQPLSQPLQGAGSTGSREDGAFRKPDPGFAELEKRLSHFSLKSAVLKQVLLGFKETLRRELGSDTGCGTTSPFPSRWAQPPRGRGRAMAAGELAQEPVAFEEVVVYFTKEEWALLDPAQQDLYWDIMQENYENVTSLGFPVSKPEVMSQLKQGEELWISDLQSSEERGILRGTCTGDDGMVSENKEQKPKQEDAEHMELHGGLSQRTKGIVPRSHEERQQGNQAGEKVSKSISCEENHKDLKECSAQQRILMGKRKNICTECGKTFPGLSHLIMHQRIHTGERPYVCCECGKTFIRSSHLIRHKKIHTGERPYECCECGKSFSVRSHLIIHQRIHTGERPYVCSECGKTFTRGSHLIRHQRTHTGARPYEIWFPLSKPEVMAKLEPEEELWVSDFQGSEEREILRESCTGDDGMVSEKKEQNPDQKDAEHVEMNGALSQSTEGYVSRSHEDRQQENQPGEKVVKSNSCEENHKDLKETTTQKRILMGERENMCPECGKTFLWRSHIIEHQRIHTGERPYACCECGKTFIRHSHLLRHRRIHTGERPYGCCECGKTFTRRSHLITHQITHGGSSPYGCCECGKTFTRRSYLIRHQRTHACQEP
- the LOC119849374 gene encoding zinc finger protein 34-like isoform X4, with protein sequence MRSHQGCRTHGPDPACLTYLCGHLTYSRCGESRLSSLAEDGAFRKPDPGFAELEKRLSHFSLKSAVLKQVLLGFKETLRRELGSDTGCGTTSPFPSRWAQPPRGRGRAMAAGELAQEPVAFEEVVVYFTKEEWALLDPAQQDLYWDIMQENYENVTSLGFPVSKPEVMSQLKQGEELWISDLQSSEERGILRGTCTGDDGMVSENKEQKPKQEDAEHMELHGGLSQRTKGIVPRSHEERQQGNQAGEKVSKSISCEENHKDLKECSAQQRILMGKRKNICTECGKTFPGLSHLIMHQRIHTGERPYVCCECGKTFIRSSHLIRHKKIHTGERPYECCECGKSFSVRSHLIIHQRIHTGERPYVCSECGKTFTRGSHLIRHQRTHTGARPYEIWFPLSKPEVMAKLEPEEELWVSDFQGSEEREILRESCTGDDGMVSEKKEQNPDQKDAEHVEMNGALSQSTEGYVSRSHEDRQQENQPGEKVVKSNSCEENHKDLKETTTQKRILMGERENMCPECGKTFLWRSHIIEHQRIHTGERPYACCECGKTFIRHSHLLRHRRIHTGERPYGCCECGKTFTRRSHLITHQITHGGSSPYGCCECGKTFTRRSYLIRHQRTHACQEP